The following coding sequences are from one Leptolyngbya sp. NIES-3755 window:
- a CDS encoding lipoprotein signal peptidase (similar to AA sequence:cyanobase_aa:LBDG_15700), whose translation MFKNRFFWIAAIAGLILDRVTKLIVVKSMALTIPPQEIRVIPGVLHWVYVINDGAAFGILSGSPLLRWLSLIASVALMAWAWFGRRMPRWEQWGYGLILSGALGNGIDRFVLGHVVDFIKVPFVYVPFPNPFPNFVWIQFPIFNLADVFINIGIICLLIGIYRTPDPQKNSN comes from the coding sequence ATGTTTAAAAACCGCTTTTTCTGGATTGCCGCGATCGCGGGACTGATTCTCGATCGAGTTACCAAACTGATCGTAGTGAAATCAATGGCATTGACGATTCCACCGCAAGAAATTCGAGTGATTCCAGGGGTGCTGCACTGGGTTTATGTGATCAATGACGGGGCAGCGTTTGGAATTCTGTCGGGGAGTCCGCTGCTCAGATGGCTTTCTCTAATTGCAAGTGTGGCTTTAATGGCGTGGGCGTGGTTTGGCAGGCGGATGCCGCGATGGGAACAGTGGGGCTATGGATTGATTCTGAGTGGCGCATTGGGAAATGGAATCGATCGCTTCGTCTTGGGTCATGTGGTGGACTTCATCAAAGTTCCATTCGTCTACGTGCCTTTCCCGAATCCGTTTCCAAATTTTGTCTGGATTCAGTTTCCGATTTTCAATTTGGCAGATGTCTTCATCAATATCGGCATTATTTGCCTGCTAATTGGAATCTATCGCACACCCGATCCGCAAAAAAATTCTAATTAA
- a CDS encoding biotin synthase (similar to AA sequence:cyanobase_aa:LBDG_15720), whose product MIAAVLDRDRIAQIYHQPFPDLLFEAQRVHREHHDPRHVQFCTLGNIKSGACPEDCGYCAQSVHHNTGLKPEPLMDLTAVLEDAKAAKAGGSTRFCMGAAWREVRDGAQFDRVLEMVRQVAALELEVCCTLGMLKPHQAQQLKEAGLTAYNHNLDTSEEYYSKIITTRTYQDRLETIRAVSDAGISVCCGGILGLGESIDDRISLLETLTTLNPSPESIPINALIPIEGTPLESSTPIDGIALVRMIATTRILFPKAMVRLSAGRTQMSDELQAMCFFAGANSIFTGAKLLTAPNPERSHDEELIVDRLGMQPKPL is encoded by the coding sequence ATGATTGCTGCTGTTCTTGATCGCGATCGCATCGCCCAAATTTATCATCAGCCGTTCCCGGATCTTCTCTTTGAGGCGCAACGGGTTCACCGCGAACATCACGATCCGCGACACGTCCAGTTTTGCACCCTAGGAAATATTAAGAGCGGGGCTTGTCCTGAAGATTGTGGCTACTGCGCTCAGAGTGTTCATCACAATACGGGACTGAAACCGGAACCGCTGATGGATTTGACTGCGGTGTTGGAAGACGCGAAGGCGGCAAAGGCAGGCGGATCGACCCGGTTCTGTATGGGAGCGGCTTGGCGAGAAGTGCGAGACGGGGCACAGTTCGATCGGGTGCTTGAAATGGTGCGGCAAGTGGCAGCTTTGGAACTCGAAGTCTGTTGCACTTTGGGAATGCTCAAACCCCATCAGGCACAGCAATTGAAAGAAGCGGGATTGACCGCATACAATCACAATCTCGATACTTCAGAAGAGTATTACAGCAAGATTATTACGACTCGAACCTATCAAGATCGATTAGAAACGATTCGAGCCGTGAGCGATGCGGGAATTTCTGTATGCTGTGGTGGGATTTTGGGATTGGGCGAATCGATCGACGATCGCATTTCTCTACTCGAAACCTTGACCACTCTCAATCCGTCACCCGAATCGATTCCGATTAATGCCTTAATTCCAATCGAAGGAACGCCGCTCGAAAGTTCCACCCCGATCGATGGAATTGCCCTCGTTCGGATGATTGCTACGACTCGGATCTTATTTCCCAAAGCCATGGTGAGATTATCCGCGGGTAGAACTCAGATGAGCGATGAACTGCAAGCGATGTGCTTTTTTGCGGGTGCGAACTCGATTTTTACTGGGGCAAAACTGTTAACAGCACCAAACCCAGAACGATCGCACGATGAGGAATTGATCGTCGATCGATTAGGAATGCAGCCGAAACCACTTTAA
- a CDS encoding hypothetical protein (similar to AA sequence:cyanobase_aa:LBDG_15690) produces the protein MTTNRFLKQAMRVSRSASRRLPHRAGHWFKWLSPGLLVKRWMFISVSGILMVLLGAAIWSRLTPVFYIMQFSGELLELLTRLIPNYISGPLVLIAGLLLVFWGQKRTFGSITEVLMSDRSEELVDVLISHRKLNRGAKIVTIGGGTGLSTLLRGLKTFSANITAIVTVADDGGSSGRLRREIGVLPPGDIRNCIAALADEEKLLTELFQYRFKAGDGLIGHSFGNLFLTVLSDITGDFERAIAASSKVLAIRGQVLPATLSDVRLWAELADGRYIEGESNITEARGKIVRMGCKPANPPALPKALDAIEEADYIVIGPGSLYTSVIPNLLVPEIADAIEARQVPCIYVCNIMTQPGETDGYSVADHIRAIDQACGRRLFDSVLVQKTSPSARALLRYAQEQSHPVDLDADAIAQLGRQVIRANIMIEDEETGYVRHDSRKLARVIFRWYERARQ, from the coding sequence ATGACGACCAATCGATTTCTCAAACAAGCAATGCGCGTTTCGCGGTCGGCATCTCGCCGTTTGCCGCACCGAGCAGGACACTGGTTCAAGTGGCTCTCTCCGGGCTTGCTGGTCAAACGCTGGATGTTTATTAGCGTCAGCGGCATTCTAATGGTGCTTCTCGGTGCGGCAATCTGGAGCCGACTCACTCCAGTGTTCTACATCATGCAGTTTTCAGGCGAGTTGCTGGAACTGCTCACCCGCTTGATTCCAAACTATATCAGCGGTCCATTGGTGCTGATTGCCGGATTATTACTGGTGTTCTGGGGGCAAAAACGCACGTTTGGGTCGATCACCGAAGTGCTGATGAGCGATCGTTCTGAAGAATTAGTCGATGTGCTGATTAGCCACCGCAAATTGAATCGAGGCGCAAAAATTGTCACGATCGGCGGTGGAACGGGATTATCGACGCTACTGAGAGGATTGAAGACCTTCAGCGCCAATATTACTGCGATCGTCACTGTGGCGGACGATGGTGGCTCTTCAGGACGATTACGGCGCGAAATTGGCGTGTTGCCTCCCGGAGATATTCGCAACTGTATTGCGGCTCTGGCAGATGAAGAAAAATTATTAACAGAATTATTTCAATACCGATTCAAAGCAGGCGATGGCTTGATTGGACACAGTTTTGGAAATTTATTTCTCACAGTGCTGAGTGACATTACTGGAGATTTTGAAAGAGCGATCGCAGCAAGTTCCAAAGTCCTCGCCATTCGCGGTCAAGTTCTCCCCGCAACTCTAAGCGATGTGAGACTCTGGGCAGAACTCGCAGACGGACGTTACATCGAAGGCGAATCGAACATTACCGAGGCGCGAGGCAAGATCGTCAGAATGGGCTGTAAGCCTGCAAATCCGCCTGCACTTCCAAAAGCGTTAGATGCGATCGAGGAGGCGGATTATATCGTGATTGGACCTGGAAGCCTTTACACGAGCGTGATTCCGAATTTACTCGTGCCTGAAATAGCAGATGCGATCGAGGCTCGACAAGTCCCCTGCATTTATGTGTGCAATATCATGACGCAACCAGGGGAAACGGATGGATATTCGGTGGCGGATCATATTCGAGCCATCGATCAAGCCTGTGGGCGGAGATTATTTGATTCGGTTTTAGTCCAGAAAACATCTCCTTCAGCCAGAGCGCTCTTACGGTACGCCCAGGAACAATCTCACCCGGTTGATTTGGATGCGGATGCGATCGCACAATTAGGCAGACAGGTGATTCGCGCCAATATCATGATCGAGGACGAGGAAACAGGCTACGTGCGGCATGATTCGCGGAAATTAGCGCGGGTGATTTTCCGTTGGTATGAACGAGCGAGACAATGA
- a CDS encoding hypothetical protein (conserved hypothetical protein;~similar to AA sequence:cyanobase_aa:LBDG_15680), translated as MHRVALFNMKTIDLKSANETRSLGRQFGQQLPVGTVLLLQGDLGSGKTSFVQALGEGLGIKDSIESPTFTLINEYLTGRVPLYHFDLYRLDPNQTAALYPEIYWEGIEVEPGICAIEWAERLPYKPDSYLEIFLSYQDTGRKAEIRSIGSARIPNLEIPT; from the coding sequence ATGCACAGAGTAGCCTTATTTAATATGAAAACGATCGACCTAAAATCCGCTAACGAAACGCGATCGCTCGGTCGCCAATTTGGACAGCAACTCCCCGTTGGAACCGTTTTGCTACTCCAAGGCGATTTAGGGAGCGGCAAGACTTCGTTCGTTCAGGCATTGGGAGAAGGCTTGGGAATCAAAGACTCGATCGAAAGCCCAACATTCACGCTAATCAACGAGTATTTAACTGGGCGAGTGCCGCTCTATCATTTCGATCTGTACCGATTAGATCCCAACCAAACCGCAGCGTTGTATCCAGAAATTTATTGGGAAGGCATCGAAGTCGAACCGGGAATTTGTGCGATCGAATGGGCAGAACGATTACCCTACAAGCCCGATTCCTATCTCGAAATTTTCCTTAGCTATCAAGACACCGGACGAAAGGCAGAAATTCGCTCGATCGGGTCGGCAAGGATTCCGAATTTAGAAATCCCCACCTAG
- a CDS encoding BioY protein (similar to AA sequence:cyanobase_aa:LBDG_15710): MTRTPLRRSPARSRRFRITLTDLLWALIGLMLTIGGTLLRASIAGLPWNSPSVPLHFLGVSYQIGAVLLIGCLGGKNAAVMSQIAYLALGLAGFPVFSQGGGIQYLGAPSFGYLLGFVPGAWVCGFLAFKAPPRLESLAFSGFCGLFVIHTIGVLYLIFGSLFQWIKLEGPIWQAFLTYSINLLPGQLAVTCAIAVLAFVLRRIMFY, from the coding sequence ATGACTCGTACCCCTTTACGCCGCTCACCTGCACGATCGCGTCGATTTCGGATTACGCTCACTGATTTGTTGTGGGCGCTGATTGGGCTGATGTTAACGATCGGGGGAACGTTGCTAAGAGCATCGATCGCGGGTCTGCCTTGGAATTCGCCTTCTGTGCCGCTCCATTTTCTCGGTGTGAGTTACCAAATTGGGGCAGTTTTATTGATCGGCTGTTTGGGTGGAAAGAATGCGGCAGTCATGTCACAAATCGCTTATCTAGCCTTGGGATTGGCAGGATTTCCGGTGTTTTCGCAAGGAGGCGGAATTCAGTATTTGGGCGCTCCAAGTTTTGGTTATTTGTTGGGATTTGTTCCAGGTGCGTGGGTGTGTGGATTTTTGGCATTTAAAGCGCCTCCTCGATTAGAATCGCTGGCATTTAGTGGATTTTGTGGATTATTCGTGATTCATACGATCGGGGTTCTTTACTTAATTTTCGGCTCACTCTTTCAATGGATAAAACTGGAAGGTCCGATCTGGCAGGCATTTCTAACGTATTCGATTAATCTACTGCCGGGACAATTAGCAGTCACTTGTGCGATCGCGGTTCTCGCTTTTGTGCTACGCCGCATCATGTTCTACTAA
- a CDS encoding NADH dehydrogenase, FAD-containing subunit (similar to AA sequence:cyanobase_aa:LBDG_15670) yields the protein MSHTPAKICILGGGFGGLYTALRLHNLPWTKTEKPEITLVDSRDRFVFSPLLYELVTGELQSWEVAPPYEELLEGTTIRFRQSAVTEINLETKQVRIQEGDLLDYDRLVLAMGGETPMDRVPGAAEFAIPFRTIQDAYQLQDRLRQLESSDADKLRIAIVGAGYSGVELACKLADKLGDRGRIRLIELSDQILRSSSPHNREAATKALEARGIWTDLETSVEEMTADSISLLYKGVVDTIPVDLVLWTIGTRINEVVKNLPLKQNQRGQIVVTPTLQGMDHPEIFAIGDLADCKDADNQQVPSTAQAAFQQADYTGWNIWASLSDRPLLPFRYQYLGEMMTLGINEATLTGLGVQLDGTVAHLVRRLAYLNRMPTLRHQLRVGFNWITRPIVTALTQNNE from the coding sequence ATGTCTCACACTCCTGCAAAAATCTGTATTCTCGGTGGTGGTTTCGGAGGTCTCTACACTGCGCTCCGACTTCATAATCTGCCTTGGACAAAGACTGAGAAGCCGGAAATCACCTTGGTCGATTCGAGAGATCGCTTCGTCTTTTCACCGCTGCTCTACGAATTGGTGACAGGCGAACTGCAATCTTGGGAAGTTGCCCCTCCGTATGAGGAATTACTCGAAGGGACAACCATTCGATTCCGACAGTCTGCGGTCACGGAAATTAATCTCGAAACGAAACAGGTTCGGATTCAGGAGGGGGATCTGCTCGATTACGATCGCTTAGTTCTGGCAATGGGCGGCGAAACCCCGATGGATAGGGTTCCAGGTGCTGCCGAGTTCGCGATTCCGTTCAGAACGATTCAAGATGCGTATCAATTACAAGACCGCCTGAGACAACTCGAAAGCTCGGATGCCGATAAGCTTCGGATTGCGATCGTCGGTGCAGGCTACAGTGGCGTTGAACTCGCGTGTAAGTTAGCCGATAAATTGGGCGATCGAGGTCGAATCCGACTGATTGAATTATCTGATCAAATTCTGCGATCGTCTTCTCCGCATAACCGGGAAGCAGCAACAAAAGCACTCGAAGCCCGTGGAATCTGGACAGATCTAGAAACTTCCGTCGAAGAAATGACCGCTGACAGCATTTCGCTGCTCTATAAAGGTGTAGTCGATACGATTCCAGTCGATCTCGTACTTTGGACGATCGGGACTCGAATCAATGAAGTTGTGAAGAATTTGCCCCTCAAACAAAACCAGCGGGGTCAAATCGTTGTAACTCCGACTCTGCAAGGGATGGATCATCCTGAAATTTTCGCGATCGGGGATTTAGCCGACTGCAAAGATGCCGACAATCAGCAAGTTCCCTCCACTGCACAAGCCGCCTTCCAGCAAGCCGATTACACCGGATGGAATATTTGGGCATCGTTGAGCGATCGACCCCTCCTGCCGTTCCGCTATCAATATCTGGGCGAAATGATGACCTTGGGTATCAACGAAGCGACCTTAACTGGACTGGGCGTTCAACTCGATGGAACGGTTGCTCATCTGGTTCGCCGCTTAGCGTATTTGAATCGGATGCCGACTCTCAGACACCAGCTTCGAGTGGGATTTAACTGGATTACTCGCCCGATCGTCACCGCATTAACCCAAAACAATGAATAA
- a CDS encoding hypothetical protein (hypothetical protein Npun_R3273;~similar to AA sequence:cyanobase_aa:LBDG_15730), producing the protein MTEALLVSLGRFDDPDIPALSAAANDVEALKELLRRPDIGASRSDDVMVLSNPPLRQLRETIETFCTLRDPDETTLIYISGHAILNDQGQILFPCRDTIRANLELTAYSLEELKAELEACRSSQEVVILDCCFTGTFAKGMISDQDFEAIAQEFSSNRRALLTSPTSIDYSIEHKSKQLSTYSRFLLDALETGMADGIANQPLDGTVDVSELHAYLDKHFEYTQPALSPTIYSQGEGYRMVIVYAPYLEFRRQAMSLASQGEISIVGHNILQARQAKEGISPAVASAIREDAMLPHRLIQEKQRQFDRVREEISQRESPLSDNTQAELLQLRQEYELPPNPFATEVIPGATFVTEPITEAPVAVPVEATVESETPLESSGGNALTQFLRERRLLRSPDNEVEPANDPASRFLQERNISPELVRLGLASLAVLALFSALLWALFQPFSGSRPQIASAEGWFDEGTRRAQAGNSNAAIEAYTEALNLSPTPANRAANLYYNRGVEYANNGNIDAAIADYNEAIRLDPALADAYFNRANLAAKRGDRSAALKDYRAAERLYQQQNNPEARQQAANAIRALQQS; encoded by the coding sequence ATGACAGAAGCACTCTTGGTCAGTTTGGGACGATTTGATGATCCCGACATTCCTGCGCTGTCTGCCGCCGCGAATGATGTTGAAGCTCTGAAAGAATTACTGCGTCGTCCAGATATTGGAGCAAGTCGTAGCGATGATGTCATGGTGCTGTCAAATCCACCGCTGAGACAACTTCGAGAAACGATCGAGACATTTTGCACTTTGCGCGATCCGGATGAAACGACGCTAATTTACATTTCAGGTCATGCCATTCTGAACGACCAAGGACAGATTCTTTTCCCCTGTCGCGATACGATTCGAGCCAATTTAGAACTCACTGCGTATTCCCTTGAAGAACTGAAAGCAGAACTTGAAGCTTGTCGATCGAGTCAAGAAGTCGTCATTCTCGATTGTTGCTTCACGGGAACGTTTGCGAAAGGTATGATCTCAGACCAGGATTTTGAAGCGATCGCTCAAGAATTTAGCAGCAATCGTCGGGCGTTATTAACTTCACCAACCTCGATCGATTACTCGATCGAACACAAATCCAAACAGCTTTCAACCTACAGCCGATTTCTACTCGATGCTTTAGAAACGGGAATGGCAGACGGAATCGCCAATCAACCCTTAGATGGTACGGTTGATGTCAGCGAACTTCACGCCTATCTGGATAAACATTTTGAATATACACAACCTGCGCTTTCTCCCACGATTTACAGTCAAGGAGAAGGCTACAGAATGGTGATTGTGTATGCGCCCTATCTCGAATTTCGTCGTCAGGCGATGAGTCTTGCAAGTCAGGGTGAAATCTCGATCGTCGGTCACAACATTCTGCAAGCTCGTCAAGCCAAAGAAGGAATTTCTCCCGCTGTTGCCAGTGCGATTCGAGAAGATGCGATGTTGCCGCACCGCTTAATCCAGGAAAAACAACGACAGTTCGATCGAGTTCGCGAAGAAATCAGTCAGCGAGAATCCCCGCTCAGCGACAACACTCAAGCCGAATTGTTACAGCTTCGCCAAGAATACGAACTTCCCCCCAATCCTTTCGCCACAGAAGTCATTCCTGGCGCAACCTTTGTGACCGAACCGATCACAGAAGCACCTGTGGCAGTTCCAGTTGAGGCAACGGTTGAAAGTGAGACCCCGCTCGAAAGTTCGGGTGGAAATGCTTTGACTCAATTTCTCAGAGAACGTCGATTACTGCGATCGCCCGATAACGAAGTCGAACCCGCAAATGATCCCGCTTCTCGATTCCTCCAAGAGCGCAATATTTCGCCAGAACTGGTTCGATTAGGACTGGCAAGCTTAGCGGTTCTAGCTTTGTTTAGTGCACTCCTCTGGGCATTGTTCCAACCGTTCTCCGGATCGCGTCCTCAGATTGCCAGTGCCGAAGGTTGGTTTGATGAAGGAACCCGTAGAGCACAAGCGGGAAATAGTAATGCCGCGATCGAAGCCTATACAGAAGCTCTAAACTTAAGTCCCACTCCCGCCAATCGTGCTGCAAATCTCTACTACAATCGCGGCGTTGAATATGCAAACAATGGCAATATCGATGCCGCGATCGCAGATTATAACGAGGCGATTCGACTCGATCCTGCTCTTGCAGATGCCTATTTCAATCGAGCTAATCTCGCCGCAAAACGAGGCGATCGTTCCGCAGCTTTGAAGGA